A window of Drosophila subobscura isolate 14011-0131.10 chromosome E, UCBerk_Dsub_1.0, whole genome shotgun sequence contains these coding sequences:
- the LOC117892717 gene encoding ras-related GTP-binding protein C produces the protein MSYDDDDYPADTFPKDFGYGTYNQDGLEMEPNSTGSSETKPRILLMGLRRSGKSSIQKVVFHKMSPNETLFLESTSKIVKDDINNSSFVQFQIWDFPGQIDFIEPTFDSDMIFGGCGALVFVIDAKDDYNEALTKFKNTVIKAYKVNQRIKFEVFIHKVDGISDDSKMESQRDIHQRSSDDLSEAGLNQIHLSFHLTSIYDHSIFEAFSKVVQKLIPQLPTLENLLNIFIPNSGIEKAFLFDVVSKIYIATDSSPVDMQTYELCCDMIDVVIDLSSIYSSEETAFDSGSSSLIKLNNNTILYLREVNKFLALVCILREENFNRQGVIDYNFICFRDAISEVFELRLRQKQLENNEDEDLADEHALIRHGNDAAVVT, from the exons ATG AgttacgacgacgacgactacccAGCAGACACATTCCCGAAGGATTTCGGATATGGCACCTACAACCAGGATGGCCTGGAAATGGAGCCCAATTCGACAGGCAGCAGCGAGACGAAACCGCGCATTTTACTCATGGGACTGCGCAGATCGGGCAAGAGTTCAATTCAGAAGGTGGTCTTCCACAAAATGTCGCCCAATGAGACGCTCTTCCTCGAATCGACGAGCAAAATCGTCAAGGACGACATCAACAATTCTAGCTTTGTGCAGTTTCAAATTTGGGACTTTCCTGGCCAAATCGATTTCATAGAGCCCACCTTCGACTCGGACATGATCTTTGGTGGCTGCGGCGCCCTGGTGTTTGTCATTGATGCCAAGGACGACTACAACGAGGCCCTGACCAAGTTCAAAAACACAGTGATAAAGGCCTACAAAGTGAACCAGCGAATCAAGTTTGAGGTTTTCATACACAAA GTTGACGGCATAAGCGATGATTCAAAAATGGAATCGCAACGTGATATACATCAGCGGTCATCGGACGACCTAAGCGAGGCGGGTCTCAATCAGATCCATCTGAGCTTTCATCTAACCTCCATATACGATCACTCGATCTTCGAGGCCTTCTCCAAGGTGGTGCAGAAACTGATTCCCCAGCTGCCGACGCTGGAGAACCTTCTCAACATCTTTATACCG AACTCTGGCATAGAGAAAGCCTTTCTCTTTGATGTGGTTTCCAAAATCTATATTGCAACGGACTCTTCACCGGTGGATATGCAAACCTATGAGCTGTGCTGCGACATGATAGACGTGGTGATCGATCTATCCAGCATATATAG CTCGGAGGAGACTGCCTTTGACAGCGGCAGCTCTAGTCTGATCAAGCTGAACAACAACACGATACTCTATCTGCGGGAGGTGAACAAGTTCCTGGCCCTGGTCTGCATACTGCGTGAGGAGAACTTCAATCGGCAGGGCGTCATTGATTACAACTTCATCTGCTTTCGCGATGCCATAAGCGAGGTATTCGAGCTGCGTCTGCGGCAAAAGCAGCTGGAGAACAATGAGGACGAGGATCTGGCCGACGAGCACGCACTAATTCGTCATGGCAATGACGCAGCTGTGGTCACCTGA
- the LOC117892725 gene encoding 28S ribosomal protein S17, mitochondrial has protein sequence MSRRGLLLMGQCMPCIKQNASKIRIRRMELDKNLNMYFKKDDFFFAHDPQKVCKTGDVVLIRELPERMTRLITHAVEKVVYPLGDITDPITGKKVVVGKYRDDIEMANELFGKSEKSFDYSKAPPRGRLEGTKDFTHGETYIKYHDDGKDQPFAV, from the exons ATGTCGAGGCGCGGACTATTGTTGATGGGCCAATGCATGCCATGCATCAAGCAAAATGCCTCCAAGATACGTATACGGCGTATGGAACTGGACAAGAATCTGAACATG TACTTTAAAAAGGatgattttttctttgcccACGATCCGCAAAAGGTGTGCAAAACCGGAGATGTGGTTCTGATACGAGAGCTTCCCGAACGCATGACCCGCCTCATCACGCATGCGGTTGAAAAAGTGGTCTATCCACTTGGTGACATAACCGATCCCATCACTGGCAAAAAAGTGGTGGTCGGCAAGTACCGCGACGACATCGAGATGGCCAACGAGCTGTTTGGCAAGTCGGAGAAGTCCTTCGACTATTCCAAGGCCCCACCACGTGGCCGGCTAGAGGGCACCAAAGACTTTACCCACGGCGAGACGTACATCAAGTACCATGACGATGGCAAAGATCAGCCGTTTGCCGTATAA
- the LOC117892721 gene encoding PDZ domain-containing protein GIPC3, giving the protein MPLFTRKTSKPGTAADNTSQNSNNSDGGKGKGASGLPATIQNNNNNNNNSADYTKPPLVFHCQLAHGSPTGLIHDFSSVRELYQKIAECFDISEKDILFCTLNSHKVDMARLLGGQIGLDDFIFAHRKGRPKEIEIVKSQEALGLTITDNGAGYAFIKRIKEDSIIDRIEHICVGDHIEKLDGQNMVGKRHYEVARMLKDIPTGDTFTLRLVEPVRSGFQGIGPRSQSRATGSAGGGRNYGSGKETLRFKANGNAQIEPQFDEATVAGIDAINNLLESFMGINDTELASQIWDLGDKKSNSMDFAESIDSSDLESFGFTDDFIIELWGAITDARRKSTTTPK; this is encoded by the coding sequence ATGCCACTCTTCACGAGGAAAACCTCCAAGCCGGGAACTGCAGCAGACAACACCTcacagaacagcaacaacagtgaTGGGGGGAAGGGCAAAGGAGCCTCGGGCTTACCCGCCACCATCcagaacaacaataacaataacaacaacagcgccGACTACACGAAGCCCCCACTAGTGTTCCACTGCCAGCTGGCGCACGGCAGCCCCACGGGACTCATCCACGACTTTTCGAGCGTGCGAGAGCTGTACCAGAAGATCGCCGAGTGCTTCGACATCTCGGAAAAGGACATCCTGTTCTGTACGCTCAACTCGCACAAGGTGGACATGGCCCGGCTGTTGGGCGGGCAGATAGGTCTGGATGATTTCATATTCGCCCACCGCAAGGGCCGGCCCAAGGAGATCGAGATAGTCAAGTCACAGGAGGCCCTCGGGCTGACCATCACCGACAATGGGGCCGGCTATGCCTTCATCAAGCGCATCAAAGAGGACTCGATCATTGACCGCATCGAGCACATCTGTGTGGGCGATCACATCGAGAAGCTGGATGGCCAGAATATGGTTGGCAAGCGGCACTACGAGGTGGCCCGCATGCTCAAGGACATTCCCACAGGTGATACCTTCACGTTGCGCCTGGTGGAGCCCGTGCGGAGCGGTTTCCAGGGCATTGGGCCGCGCAGTCAGTCGCGCGCCACTGGCAGCGCCGGCGGCGGACGCAACTACGGCAGTGGCAAGGAGACGTTACGTTTCAAGGCCAATGGAAATGCACAGATCGAGCCGCAGTTCGACGAGGCCACGGTGGCCGGGATCGATGCCATCAATAATCTGCTCGAGTCCTTTATGGGCATCAACGACACGGAGCTGGCGTCGCAGATCTGGGATTTGGGTGACAAAAAGTCCAACTCAATGGACTTTGCCGAGTCCATTGACAGCTCGGACCTCGAGTCCTTTGGCTTCACCGACGACTTCATCATCGAGCTCTGGGGTGCTATAACGGATGCCCGCCGCAAGTCCACGACCACTCCCAAGTAA